A genomic window from Silene latifolia isolate original U9 population chromosome Y, ASM4854445v1, whole genome shotgun sequence includes:
- the LOC141626530 gene encoding uncharacterized protein LOC141626530 isoform X3 gives MSGSSSEQPPRKRSRRRNKEDGKENLEFSRATPQTILIRSLNTPKSGTPTLPLQDLTNQQMPSHASSQTNKGKAPLYQSQSQSQSGSPFFSLSGITTNCHIQSYSTTQSRKGKAALYQSNLATLLGTPTLPLHDLTNTQLPKHPSIKPDKGKEPLYQSQPKSDNTPQLQLANSINNFWRDYQYGKV, from the exons ATGTCTGGATCAAGTTCTGAACAACCACCAAGAAAGAGGAGTAGAAGAAGAAACAAAGAGGATGGAAAAG AAAACTTGGAATTTTCAAGAGCAACTCCTCAAACAATCCTTATACGTTCTTTAAACACCCCCAAATCAG GTACTCCTACTTTACCTCTACAAGACTTGACAAACCAACAAATGCCAAGCCATGCTTCAAGTCAAACAAATAAGGGTAAAGCACCACTCTACCAGtctcaatctcaatctcaatctG GTAGTCCATTTTTCTCGCTTAGTGGGATAACAACAAACTGTCATATTCAAAGTTACTCAACTACACAATCAAGGAAGGGTAAAGCAGCTCTTTACCAATCTAATTTAG CAACATTATTAGGTACTCCAACTCTACCTCTACATGACTTAACAAACACACAATTGCCAAAGCATCCCTCAATTAAACCTGATAAGGGTAAAGAACCACTTTACCAATCTCAACCAAAAAGTG ATAATACTCCACAACTACAATTGGCTAATTCTATAAACAATTTCTGGAGAG ATTATCAGTACGGAAAAGTGTAA
- the LOC141626530 gene encoding uncharacterized protein LOC141626530 isoform X1, producing MVDRYNVLAKSFRMARDRLNEGASGEVRLKLISGRQTDGRTYNLPTVSEVAALIVGYLENTIDSRDIILEERSGRLQRISELHVSYLALQYPLLFPRGEDGYRLGIPHNPRSLSKSRNNQSSRDKLTSREWFAFRIQDRSADKEAPKILMGGKLFQQILAEGLTVIESQRLKYFRLNQPKLRSENFKNLANAAATGQTNPSSAGVRYIVPSSFLGGKGYMRETYQDTMTICRWCGYPDLFITFTCNPKWPEITRFVQKRNLRPEDRPDILTRLFKLKLEELMRDLKERHLFGRTRACDELYIFILFLFSISNFFSQVILLTSTI from the exons ATGGTCGATCGTTACAATGTTTTGGCAAAATCATTTAGAATGGCAAGAGATAGGCTTAACGAAGGTGCCAGTGGTGAGGTAAGGTTGAAGCTCATTAGCGGACGACAAACAGATGGGAGAACATACAATCTACCAACTGTGTCGGAGGTGGCTGCCCTCATTGTTGGATATCTTGAGAACACGATTGATAGTCGGGACATTATTCTTGAGGAACGCAGCGGTAGACTACAACGTATATCAGAGCTACATGTTTCTTATTTAGCCTTGCAGTACCCTCTTCTTTTCCCACGTGGAGAAGATGGCTATAGGCTTGGTATCCCTCATAATCCACGTTCTTTAAGTAAATCAAGAAATAATCAGAGCTCTCGGGATAAGCTTACATCGAGGGAGTGGTTTGCTTTTCGCATCCAAGACCGGTCAGCAGATAAGGAAGCTCCGAAAATTTTGATGGGAG GTAAACTATTTCAACAAATCCTTGCTGAGGGTTTGACAGTGATAGAATCTCAACGGTTAAAGTATTTCCGTCTTAACCAACCAAAATTGCGATCGGAAAACTTCAAGAATCTCGCGAATGCTGCCGCTACAGGTCAAACTAACCCGTCCTCAGCTGGTGTTCGTTACATTGTACCATCATCTTTTCTAGGTGGTAAAGGTTACATGAGGGAAACATATCAGGATACAATGACCATATGTAGGTGGTGTGGGTATCCTGATTTGTTTATTACGTTCACATGCAATCCAAAATGGCCTGAAATAACTAGGTTTGTTCAAAAAAGAAATCTGCGGCCAGAGGACAGACCTGATATACTTACTCGACTATTTAAGTTGAAACTCGAAGAGCTAATGAGGGACTTAAAAGAGCGACATCTTTTTGGACGGACAAGGGCATGTGATGAACTatatattttcattttatttttattttccatttccaattttttttcccAAGTTATATTATTAACCTCAACTATATAA
- the LOC141626530 gene encoding uncharacterized protein LOC141626530 isoform X2, which produces MSGSSSEQPPRKRSRRRNKEDGKENLEFSRATPQTILIRSLNTPKSGTPTLPLQDLTNQQMPSHASSQTNKGKAPLYQSQSQSQSGSPFFSLSGITTNCHIQSYSTTQSRKGKAALYQSNLATLLGTPTLPLHDLTNTQLPKHPSIKPDKGKEPLYQSQPKSGKSLNLRIIQFISCINQYFKFFRNL; this is translated from the exons ATGTCTGGATCAAGTTCTGAACAACCACCAAGAAAGAGGAGTAGAAGAAGAAACAAAGAGGATGGAAAAG AAAACTTGGAATTTTCAAGAGCAACTCCTCAAACAATCCTTATACGTTCTTTAAACACCCCCAAATCAG GTACTCCTACTTTACCTCTACAAGACTTGACAAACCAACAAATGCCAAGCCATGCTTCAAGTCAAACAAATAAGGGTAAAGCACCACTCTACCAGtctcaatctcaatctcaatctG GTAGTCCATTTTTCTCGCTTAGTGGGATAACAACAAACTGTCATATTCAAAGTTACTCAACTACACAATCAAGGAAGGGTAAAGCAGCTCTTTACCAATCTAATTTAG CAACATTATTAGGTACTCCAACTCTACCTCTACATGACTTAACAAACACACAATTGCCAAAGCATCCCTCAATTAAACCTGATAAGGGTAAAGAACCACTTTACCAATCTCAACCAAAAAGTGGTAAGTCTCTCAATTTACGGATAATTCAGTTCATATCATGTATCAACCAATATTTTAAATTCTTTCGTAACCTATAA